A region of the Bombus affinis isolate iyBomAffi1 chromosome 7, iyBomAffi1.2, whole genome shotgun sequence genome:
ACCAAATACTTCCAAATACTCACAACAGTAGACACCACGTCGCTGACTTGTCTGATGCTCTCGGCACTGCCGAAGAAATACGGCACCTTGTGCGTGCACATATGTAGATTTCTAATCTTCTTAATCTGCACCAACTGTCCATCCTTCAATCCGAATATTGTCTCCAGAACGTAGCCACGGTTCACGTGTAAAGCATGACCAACCACATTCCGTTCCACCCAGAACATCGTCACGCACTCTCCCTGCGTGAAGTTCTCCATCAGTTCGACCGTTTGATCGTATTCTCCCAATACACCGATGTTCAACTGTCCCACGATCACCCTGATCATATCCAGCTCTCTTGGCTGTATATTTTCATTCACTACGAGACTATCCAGTCCTTGCTCGGTGAATCTAATCTCAAATTGATCCTGGTTGATCTCGTACGCTTCTTGTCGCGACACCTGGCTGACCGGGACCGCTGGTGCTCCTGGATCAAGGCTTTCAGTCGCGTAACTGTCCGCTTTCGAGTCCCGAAAACGACAACTGAGAATACGGAATCCTTTTGGTTGACATACCAGCTTCGAGGCGACGTTCAGCCGAATACTCATGTAGCTACCTTCCTCGGGAATCGCGGTTGAATTTACTTGAACGTGGAAAGTGTACTCTGGCCCGTACTTCCATGGAGTATCAATGGCGACACGTGCGGCTGGAAAACGTGTCAGCGCGATCAGAGTTGCGCCTAGATGACCAGCTGCTAAATGTGTCGCGTCTCATGACAGACTCGTGTCACGCAGAGAAGCTACACACTGATCCGTTTCATCGAAGCTTATTCTTTGGTTTTTGCAGAATGAAATATTCATCGAATACCTGGTAATTCTAGTATAGTTTAAGTAAATATTCGT
Encoded here:
- the LOC126918213 gene encoding uncharacterized protein LOC126918213, which encodes MNVVLNVVPFFLAARVAIDTPWKYGPEYTFHVQVNSTAIPEEGSYMSIRLNVASKLVCQPKGFRILSCRFRDSKADSYATESLDPGAPAVPVSQVSRQEAYEINQDQFEIRFTEQGLDSLVVNENIQPRELDMIRVIVGQLNIGVLGEYDQTVELMENFTQGECVTMFWVERNVVGHALHVNRGYVLETIFGLKDGQLVQIKKIRNLHMCTHKVPYFFGSAESIRQVSDVVSTVSSSESHIVITSTEFISGTTNVITTSKVSEEMVTTLYENISVRLESILPALDEPPEVKDPEPASMFIGRWLMESSMEDDLSLEV